The Rissa tridactyla isolate bRisTri1 chromosome 1, bRisTri1.patW.cur.20221130, whole genome shotgun sequence DNA segment TTAATTTTAACTTCTTTAACAGCAGAGGAATGTTGCTTATGCAAACGTATTTATATATGATAAAATTACATATAGCAGATCTAGAACTACGTACTTTAGCAGATCTAGAACTACATACTTGATACATTCATACTACCAAAAGTATTTACAGTTTTTCACTCATCTATACATGAGCAGTATACTTGAAATATTGACTGAAGACAGTCTAAAGCTcttgctaagattttttttttttaaaacttcagagttTTAGTTAATATTCTCCAGCTTGCCTTTACCACTACATAGCTTGCTACTTCTATTGTACTCAAGCTGTGTTACAGTAGACACTGTCAGCTGGAAGAGGAGCTAGTGTTAGTTCAACAGTAGTTGCTTCtacaaacaaaagcttttaaagcttGTCCTGTTTAAGTGTACTTTTGAGTCCTGTGTGGTTAGTGCAAAcatcacttttcattttttttttcttattatttctaaGAGGAGATGCAGTAGAATACAGGTATAGGGAAGAGATGTGTAGGACCTTGCAGTAAAAGTTGGAAAGTTCCAAGGCTGTTGAAGTCCAGTGTTTTCATGCCATTTAATTGTAATAGTAATAGTGCAGAGAGGGTGAGAATACTTCCCACAGTTGTGAATAAATATCATATATCTATTACTGTTTATCAGCATATTTTCTGCTAGTCATTCCTAGTGAGATTTAAAATAATTGGGTGAAAGGAGTGCTACATGCATGTACCTTTTTGGAAGGGCTTTGTAAGCTATATTAAATAATACAGCATAAAAAGTTGACTGCTTGAGACCTGCGTATGTTGTAAAACTATCCTGAAAGTAGATGGGAACTGAGAGCTAACTATTAGAAAGTAGCTGAATTAAACAGTGTTGAAGACTTCTGTTCAGCTAAGGTCTTATTCTGAAGTTTCCATTACTCAAGTTGTTAAATTTCAAAGGTCAAAGTTTGAAGGTTTTGTCAACAGTAACACTAATGTCAAATactgatgcttttttcttttgtgtctagTGTGCAACCTGCTTAGGGATTTGCTGTTTCATTGTCACTGATGACATTACGGTGAGGataaataatactttttaaaaaaaaaattgtctgtatGAAAATGTGTGAATCTTAAGCCACTTCCAtgatccttttttcttctgttcaggaGCTGTACTCTACTATGGAATGCCTGGAAAACATCTTCACAAAGGCCTATCAGCGAGATAGAGACACTAATGGTGTATCGAGTACCCATAATACTGTGCTTCACATCAGTGCTCTCTTAGCTTGGACGCTGTTGTTGACCATTTGTCCAATGAAtgaagtgaagaagaaaattgaaATGTGAGTATCTTTCTTGGAAAACACGATTTGTAATGACTGGTTTTATATGCAGTGAAGTAGAGTCAATAAAATTTACATCTTAATGAAATGTGACTCCCTCCTTAGGCACTTGCATAAGCTCCCAAGTCTGCTGTCTTGTGATGATCTCAACATGAGAATAGCAGCTGGGGAAACACTTGCCCTTCTGTTTGAACTGGCACGTGAAACAGACGCTGTAAGTAGACGTCAGCAGCTAAATTTTCTTGGACTGGCATGACGACAAGACAAATTGTTTAAACTTTGTTGCATAGCACCCCAGACCTCAACAAGTGGCAGATAATTCActgggttttgttctttgtaGTGAGCCTGCCCCAATGTAATTGGATATGGCAGTGATTCACAGCAATTTAGCTATCATTTTTACACTAATTTCCTTATTGCAAAACAGGACCAGTATAACAAACCACATCAAACAGTACTTAAGAGTAACTAGAAATGTAGTGTGTGAGCTTTAAAATCTAAATCGAacaccagctttaaaaaaaagatgaaataaaagtcCCCAGAGAGGTTCCAGGATAAAGCAGTATTGTTCACTGTAGTGGGAACACTCACTAGATATATGGTTTTCTCCAGATAAGTTCCAGTGATTCCCAACCTGCAGAATTCTGCTCTCATAGCTAAAAAGCTGCCCTGCAGTAGAAACAATGTTGACTTTTAGTATTGTTTTTTCAATATCCTTATTTAGGTACTGTGAGAAGAATAACTTGTGAAACCATCATGCAATACAGCATTTATGactactttttttgcttttgcattgcATGAGATGCAAGCTTCCTGGTATTACCCCATACACAACTCAGTTTGCCTTTACATTCTTCAGTATGCCTTATTCTGAACTGTTTTCTTGAAGGAAATAGCCTCCGCTTACCCATGGCATGGTTTAGGAGAGCTGCATGAATGGCTCTTAGCTCAGTCAAGGCTGCTGTGctttgccagagcactgtccGAAGTGAAAGGATAACTCCAATTTAAGTCAGGATACACAACACACTAACACTGCATAATCTGAAACAACGTGCTGAGACTTCCATATAATTGCAAACAGTAGGGATTTGAGTCTCTTGGCTATGGAAGccaactttgaaagaaaaaaaaaaaaaagagaccagaaCTTAATCCTTTATTTGGTCAAACTGActgcaagtaaataaaatattaaaatgcattaatgAATGAGACTGTATTGGCTAAAAACTTCTTCGATTCCATTGAGGAAATGCACCTTTAATCATTACAAATGATTCTCTTTGGATCCTTAACAATCAGTGCAGGCTGAAAATGCGTACCATGTTTTGCCTTTGACCAGTTTATTTCAAAAAGCATGTGGTAAACTCAGCCTAGTCAGTTGACTTGAcaaaacattcagattttaaaaatgacaaaaacttGTCTTTACATAAGTTTACATATATTCTTACTAATCCAGGTAACCTACTGCTGAATTAGTAAATGGAGTGGAGAAGATACTTCCTGCTGAACAATTGTGCATTAAAGTTACTTCAgtcatttttttaagtgtttttttttttttaaaaaaaaagctgctttctaaTTTTCCACCCCATACAAGAATTAAGACTAAATATTCTGTACTGTCAGTCTAACAGTGTCTCACAATCCATCTCCAGCAGCGTGAATTCTGTACTAATAGCCTGAAAGTGCCCTCAACTTGTTGACAGGGGCGGCGGCCAGGTTGAGCAGATCAGTCAGGCAGTTTGAGTCCCTTGGAATTATGGAGCAGAACAGATTGACAGATACATATGCACGCTGAAGGAGCTGCACTGTTTCATGTGCCTCTGACTACCAGAATAGAGTTTGATAGTGTCCTGCTTGGTAGACtgcattctgtgattttgttctttgttaaaaaaaaaaaaaaaaaaaaacaacaaaaaacccccccaaaaaaaccaacaaaaaaaccccagaaccaaacaactttttttttttttttaactaggatTTCTTTTATGAAGATATGGAACTTCTAACAGAAAAACTAAGAGCTCTGGCTACTGACGGAAACAAACACCGAGCCAAAGTAGATAAAAGAAAGCAGCGATCTGTCTTCAGAGATGTTCTAAGAGCTGTTGAGGTGATGCTTTTGTCTTACTTTGAATGTCTGGATTGTAACTATGTAGTGTTCAATTTAATGAAAATCTTTTATTACTAAATAGAATTTCTGTTTCAgtgaaagcaacaggaaaaaaaaaaacattttaaagaagtgAGATTTCAAATCCTGATCACCTGCTTGaaatttaactgcttttttagGAATGTAGAACAAAGTCAGACTGTTTATTTTGCACCAAACTTGACTTCCATAGTGaagagtgtttgtttttctttaaagaaggcTAAACATTGCACTCTAAATActaaattattcttattttttatacCATGAGCAGATTTTTTCATACAAAACTCTGTAGAACATACAAAGTAATGTCCTGTATTTTGTGAAAAGGTTTATTGTAAAGTCTCTTATTATGCTGTGCGTAATAAACAAAAAGCAACTTAGTAGTAAGATACGTTTCCAAATGGCACCTGCCAGGGGCTGAAGAAGTGTTTGTGTATGGGGGGGCAACAAGGGGGAGCTAGTGTCTTAATTTTTGTGCACTAATCTTTTGGGTTTTCATATACAGATTAATATAATAATACAAAAAGTTGGTTAGTGGTGTAACTTCTCTCTAGTAAAGCCTCTGAGACAAAAGTCAAGTTTCCATCACTTTAATGGATTATTCTTTATCTTACACCTCATGAACTGGATTTTTGATTTGTCAGATAATTACTACTTAACTCTGCTGTATGGGTAAGACCATCTAAATAGGAACTGACATTCAGAAAAGTTAAACATCTTGGAAGCTAAGGAGAAGGCTTTGAAGTGATTTAAACTCACCTTTGAGATTCTGACTGTAGAACGAGTCACTTGTTACATTTCATTGTGATAAGTGTAGCTTGCCACATTTGAAAGGTGGGGACTAAATGAGGCTTACAAACTGACTGAAAGGTGACTCCACTCGGAACTGGTTTTTCTGGAGATCGGTCAGTTTAAAGATGAAAGTTAAGTcttcttttaaatgctttctgaCTTGAAGATTGTCACCTTCAAGTCTTACATGAGATTTAACTTTAGGTGTACATCAGTTCATGAACAAATACAATCTTTAGTATGTGCATATTATATTATTTGGAATGTTTTGGTGTGCCAAATCTATTCATGAAAGTAAAGTTTGTAAGATACATACAATTCCTAACACAGTACACTGTTTAAAAACAGACgactttaattaaaattaaaattataaatgttGTTTCCCTTAATTTTGGACAGGAGCGTGACTTTCCTACAGAGATGGTTAAGTTTGGACCCGAGCGCATGTATATTGACTGCTGGGTTAAAAAACAAACTTATGATACCTTCAAGGAGATTCTGGGGTCGGGGATGCAATATCATTTGCAGGTGAGCTGCTGTTTGATACGTGCTCAGGCTGTTGTTAACTAGAGACTGCTTTTTCCCTGTCTGGGAATTCACTCTATGAATTGCAAAACCATGAGTAGAACTTGGTGAAATGATGACTTTTGCATTAGACATATTAAAAGACAGCACTTATAAAATGAATACAAGCtagttttaaaacactttcaaGCTTACTTGAATTTGGCAAAGTATGCCTGCTTGATAGAAGATGTGCCGAAAATAccctgggggggaaaaatggagaggGGGAACTGCAGTGAGCTAGAACTGTCTGGGTGAGCTGCCTCTGAGTTGTAGCCTGGGTGTGCTGGGTTAGCAATTAAAGACTTCTCCAAGAAGCAAGAGATTCAAACTGAGTATCTCCTTAGCTTCAGGGTTTTCCTGAATCCTTACGCTCTCTTTCAGAAGAATGGTGTAGTCATCTGTCTGCTATAGAGCTGGATGCATCCACCCTTGCTGTTCAGGCCTGTAAAAAAGAATGCAAAGTTTTAGTCAAAAATAATGAACACAGCTTGCAGGCCAAAGATGACAGTATTCCAGAAAGGAAGGGATAAGTCCTTATCTCTGTTCTAGGAACTGTTTGTTCACTAGTCATCTGTTTAGACACGTAGCAGAGCAGGAACTCTAGCTTAGGAGTATATGCTCCCAAATTGCTATAATCATGGGGCTAAAATCTTCAGTCCAGTGTCAGCTGCATTTCTATGTGACTGAGGGAGCCCAGGCATGTAGcagctttttcaaaattttcaaataCTACTTTTGCAgccagatattttaaaatcagcGTGTTATGAAACCATACAGATCTGTGTTCAGCTGCCTAATCTTTTGTAGAGGACATAACAGAACAGTGTCTAATTtgctgggatgaaaaaaaaaaatcaatgcaggtGGTAGCTGTCTCTGTCTTATAAAGAGGGCAGTTTTTGTTCTTAGCCTTATTCTGATAAAATGAAGGAGTTCCCTGGCTTAATTGCAAAAGATGCTAAGATTTGTGTCTAATTGCTGCTCTTTCATACTGCAGTACTTGATATTTAACAGTAGTCGTCTTTGGAGACTTGATAATCAGAGGAGAAACTGATCATTTGATGTGTTTCTTGTTTAGTCAAATGACTTTCTTCGGAACGTGTTTGAGCTTGGTCCACCAGTAATGCTAGATGCTGCAGCTCTTAAAACAATGAAGATATCCCGTTTTGAAAGGGTAGGTTATTGCACCTTAATGTGTTTTCTTTACTTCATACACAATTATATTTCTCCTGAATTACGCGGTTTTCCAAGCATGCACTTTAGAAGCTGTCATCTTTAAACTTGTCACTTTAGTTCTAATAGTGACCCATATTGTCCTGAATGGCACCAAACCTTGCTTGTATCCATCTTGGAGCTCTTATTTTAGATTTTCCACTGGGCATGTATCTGCTACTGCTTTTCTCCCAAGGGGGTCTGAAGGGTGACTTGGTTGCCAGTCGGTACCAGGTTCATGCTCCATACATGTGAAACTTGGTCTCTTAGGAGAGCCCTAGGTTTTTGGGTAGGGACATACAGGAAACCAGAGAAACTGAGTCTATTAAAGACAGTATCCCAAACTCTCCAGTGTGAAACAGACACTAGGAGGATGACTTTGGTCTGTTGGTTGTGAATGTACTCATCCTGTGTATGAACAATCTGTGGAATGGGTGCTAGCAAATTTAATCCGGGGGCAGGGAGGCAAACTTAATCTACATTGTGTCTGTATGATGCTCAACACTGACTGGCTTCTAGAATTGCCCTGAACTCAGTCACTTCCTTATACAGTCcaagttttctttaaatgtatACATATTAGGATGAATCAGCCTTTAGTGCAATGATACTATACTGTAAATTTCAATTTATGTCGAAgacgaataaaaaaaaaaatattttcagcagtttcttaacataaaaaaaatctcacagggTATAAGCCTTTCGAACATCTgtgattaatttttccttttattttgtagcACTTGTACAACTCTGCAGCATTCAAGGCTCGGACAAAGGCTAGAAGTAAATGTCGTGATAAAAGAGCAGACGTGGGGGAATTTTTCTAGATCTCCTTTTCCATGGGGTTCAATTTTAAGTATTTCATAACTAAAATAGATTTGTAAcctttaaatgaattttttaatttctgtagtcACAGTTTGCACTTGTGCAGAGGGATGTTGTATAAAGTCTGTAAATATAATGCATGTTGTTGCTTAGTTGCATATACGCTGTATATAGATTGTTGTAAGATTGGGTGCGGGG contains these protein-coding regions:
- the IFRD1 gene encoding interferon-related developmental regulator 1 isoform X2, giving the protein MPKPKKRGSNHQRGAGGQPRNVQPFSDEDASIETMSHCSGFSDPASFTEDGPEVDEEATQEDLEYKLKGFIDLTLDKSAKTRQAALESLKSAFSSKILYEFIMERRMTLTDSIERCIKKGKSDEQCAAAGLACLLCVQMGSGIESEEIFKTLGPLLKKIVCDGTASIQARQACATCLGICCFIVTDDITELYSTMECLENIFTKAYQRDRDTNGVSSTHNTVLHISALLAWTLLLTICPMNEVKKKIEMHLHKLPSLLSCDDLNMRIAAGETLALLFELARETDADFFYEDMELLTEKLRALATDGNKHRAKVDKRKQRSVFRDVLRAVEERDFPTEMVKFGPERMYIDCWVKKQTYDTFKEILGSGMQYHLQKNGVVICLL
- the IFRD1 gene encoding interferon-related developmental regulator 1 isoform X1 codes for the protein MPKPKKRGSNHQRGAGGQPRNVQPFSDEDASIETMSHCSGFSDPASFTEDGPEVDEEATQEDLEYKLKGFIDLTLDKSAKTRQAALESLKSAFSSKILYEFIMERRMTLTDSIERCIKKGKSDEQCAAAGLACLLCVQMGSGIESEEIFKTLGPLLKKIVCDGTASIQARQACATCLGICCFIVTDDITELYSTMECLENIFTKAYQRDRDTNGVSSTHNTVLHISALLAWTLLLTICPMNEVKKKIEMHLHKLPSLLSCDDLNMRIAAGETLALLFELARETDADFFYEDMELLTEKLRALATDGNKHRAKVDKRKQRSVFRDVLRAVEERDFPTEMVKFGPERMYIDCWVKKQTYDTFKEILGSGMQYHLQSNDFLRNVFELGPPVMLDAAALKTMKISRFERHLYNSAAFKARTKARSKCRDKRADVGEFF